The Bifidobacteriaceae bacterium DNA window ACGGCCCTGGTGTTTGTGCTGATCGTCGGCATTTTCGTGTGAGGAGCGGAGCATGACTGAAAGGCCTGGCGCGACCAGCGCCGTGCAAGGGGAGCAAGTGCGGATCGTCGTCTTCATGGGCGTCTCCGGCTCTGGGAAAACCACCGCCGGCGCGCTCATGGCGGGACGCCTTGGCTGGGACTTCGCCGAGGCGGACGACTTCCATCCGCCCGCCAACGTCGCCAAGATGTCGGCCGGCATTCCGTTGGGGGACGAGGACCGCCTGCCCTGGCTGGAAGACCTGCGCAGATGGATCGACCAAGAAATCGCGGACGGCAAGCGCGGCGTCATGACCTGCTCGGCGCTCAAGCGCGCCTACCGCGACCTGCTCAGAGCCCCCGGCGTGGTCTTTGTGCACATGGCCGGGTCGCCGCAGACGGTCGAGTCGCGCCTGGGCGCCCGGCAGGGACACTTCATGCCCGCGAGCCTCCTGGCCTCGCAATACGCGGACCTGGAAGAACTCGACCCCGCCGAGGACTATGTCACGGTCAACCTGGACCTTGGCCTGAGCCCCGCCGAAGAGGTCGACTCGGTGATCCGCCAACTGGGGCTCGGGGAGACGCCGGACGTCACCATCGGCATGGTCGGCCTGGGGCGGATGGGCGGCAACATGGCCGCCCGCCTGCGGGACAGCGGGGTCGGCGTGGTGGGCTTCGACGCGGGCGCCGGCTCCGGCCGCGACGTCGACTCCCTGGCGGCGCTGGTGGAGGCGTTGGCCGCGCCCCGGCTGGTGTGGGTGATGGTGCCGGCCGGCCAGCCGACCGACCAGACCATCGAAGCTTTGGGGAACTTGCTCCAGCCCGGCGACCTGGTGGTCGACGGCGGCAACTCGCCCTACCGCGACGACTCCCGTCACGCCGCCCACCTGGCCGAACGCGGCGTCCGATTCATCGACGCGGGCGTCTCCGGCGGCGTCTGGGGCCGCCAGAACGGCTACGCCTTGATGGTGGGCGGGGACGCGGCGGACGTGGAACGGGCCATGCCCGTGTTCACCGCGCTGGCTCCGGCGGGCGGCGGCTTTGTCCACGCCGGGCCGGTTGGGGCCGGGCACTTCGCCAAGATGGTCCACAACGGGGTCGAGTACGGCATGATGCAGGCCCTGGGCGAAGGCTACGACCTGCTGACCGCGACCGACCTGATCACCAGCCCGGACGCGGTGGTGGCGTCCTGGCGGGAAGGCTCAGTGGTCCGGTCCTGGCTCCTGGACCTCCTGGTCGAGGCGGCCCGCAAGGATCCGGGCCTGACCGGCTACGCGGCGCGGGCCGAGGACTCGGGCGAAGCCCGCTGGATGATCGAAAGCGCCCTCGACCTGGGCGTCCCCCTCCCGGTCACGGCGTCCAGCCTGTACGCTCGCCAAGCCTCGCGCCGCCCCGACAGCCCCGCCATCCGCGTGGTCTCGGCGCTGCGCGCCCAGTTCGGCGGCCACCCGGTGGCCCGCACCGCGTCAAGATGACCCGACGGCGCCCGCCGGACCGCGCGTTGGGGGTGATCATGCGGGATAAGCTTCGAGTCGGCGGTTCGCGGGGTAGGGCGGGGCGCGCGGTTGGCGGCGCCCCAGGACGGGAGCGCAAGAGGCTGACGGGGAGGGATGACGAAAGGGGATGCGCGGTTGACGGCTTCTGGAGAACGCGTCAATGTGGCCTCGGCTTCCGGGGCGGCCGTGCCGCCCGGCCCCATCCGCGTCCAACTCGTCCTGGCCGCCGCCGGCCTTGTGCGTCGGGCGGCGTCGGCGCTGGCCCGCGAAATCGTTGAGGAGAAGGCGCGGGAAGCCTGGGCCGAGTCGCGTGACGAAGCCCCGCCGGACCGTTGGACATGGGGCCGAACCGACGCGGGCAAGCCGCACCTTGTCGAGTTGCCGGAGTTCCAATTCTCGGTTTCCCACGCCGGTCCGTATGTCGGGGCCGCTTTCGCCTCAGGGCCGTGCGGGCTGGACGTTGAGCCAGCCGACCGGCCCGTCGATTTGGCCGTGGCCCGGCGGTTCGCGCCGGACGAGCGCGACTACGTGTCTTCCGGCCCGCCATCTTCGCAGGCCAGCCGCTTCCTTGAGATTTGGACCAAAAAGGAGGCGTACTTGAAGTGGACCGGCGCCGGAGTGGGCGCGGGCCTGGCGGCCTTCTCGGTCCTGGACCCGGCTGGTCTGGGAGCGGTCTTCCTGTCGCTGTCGCGGGGCCCCGGGGGTGACCTGATCGGCTGGGTGTGCGCCCGCGCCGAGTTCGGCGCGGCCGGGCTGCGCGAGGAGTGGTCAACGGCCCAGGGCGGTTGACGAGGCGGTCCGGCCGGCTTTGCGCCACCGCCGCGCCCGGCCCGCGCGGACGCCCGGCGGCCCATCCCTATGATGGGGGTCGTGTTCAGAGGCGCCGGGACGGTCATCAACGTTGTCACCGTGGTGCTGGGCTCGGGCCTGGGTCTGGCGCTGGGCAACCGGTTCCCCGAGCGAACCCGCACGCTGCTCACCCAATGCCTGGGCCTGTTCACCATGGTGCTGGGCGCCTTGGCGATCCGCGACGGCCTCAGCCCCGCGCTGACCCAGGAAGTCGGCGACGGCGCGCCAATGCTGATCATCTTGGGGGCGCTGCTGGCCGGGGCGATCGCCGGGTCGTTGATCCGTTTGGAGGACCGGATCGACTCGGGCGCCGAGCGGATCCGCCGCAAGTTGGCGCGCGGCGCCGAGCCGGGGCGTTTCAGCGAGGGCATGGTGACCGCGACCCTGGTTTTCTGCGTCGGCCCGTTGTCCATCCTGGGCTCGCTCAGCGACGGCTTGGGCCGGGGCGCCGAGCAGTTGATCGTCAAGTCCGTCCTGGACGGCTTCGCCGCGATCGCGTTCGCCTCGACCTTGGGGATAGGGGTCCTGTTCTCAATCATCCCGCTCGCCCTGTACCAAGGCGCGCTGACTCTGCTTGGCCTGGGCCTGGGGGAGTTCCTGTCGACGGGCCAGGTTGACGCGCTTGGCGCGACCGGCGGCATCATCCTGATCGGCCTGGGCATCCGCCTGGCGGACCTCAAGAAGATCAAGGTCGCGGACCTGCTGCCGGCGCTGGTCTTCGCGCCGATCCTGGCCTGGCTGGTGGCCCTCTGGCGTTGACCGCCGCGCGGGCCGGATGGGCTAGGGTCGGGGGCTGTGATCTTCTGCATTCCGGTGGGACCGGACGGGCAAGTCGGCCATGGTTGGGGCAGAGCTCAAGCGGTCGCGTTGGCCACGGTCGACCAAGCGGGCAAGGTCGCCGAATGGCTGGTTCACCAGGTCGGCTGGGGCGAATCGCATGACGACGGCACGGAAGGCTCGCACCACGCCCGCATTGTGCGGTTCCTGAGGGAGCACCAAGTCGGTTGCGTTGTGGTGGAGCACATGGGCCCCGGCATGCAGCGGGTCATGACCGCCATGAGGATCCCGACCTTCTTGGGCGCCAGCGGGTCGGCAAGGGCTTGCGTCGAGCGCGCCGCCGCCATCCTGGCCAACGAACACGGGACCGGCCCGGACCGGGCCAACCGGCCGAATTGAAGTCGAGTGGCTAGACCTTGCGGAGTTTGATGCCCTCGACTAGATGGTCGGCGCCCTTGCGGAGGATTAGGGAGGCGCGGGAGCGCGTGGGCAGGATGTTGGACTCCAGGTTGGGGGAGTTGATCGCGTCCCAGACCGACTCGGCGAAGGCGGCGGCCTCAGCGGTGGACATGGAGGCGTAGCGGTGGAAATAGGACTCGGGGCTGGTGAAGGCTGTGGCCCGCAGGGCCATGAAGCGGTCCAGGTACCAGCGGCGGATGTGGGATTCGTCGGCGTCCACGTAGATGGAGAAGTCGAAAAAATCGGAGACCACCAATTCGGCGGCGCCCAGGCGGTCGGTTCGGGCCGCCTGAAGGACGTTCAGGCCCTCGACTATCAACACGTCCGGCTGCGTCACCACGGTGGTGCGATCCGGCAGGATGTCATAGCGCAGGTGCGAGTAATAGGGGGCCTCGACCTCGGCGGCGCCGGCCTTGACCTTGGCCAGGAAACGCAGCAGAGCCGGGCGGTCGTAGGACTCGGGGAAACCCTTGCGGTCCAACATCCCGCGCCGCTCCAGTTCCGCGTTGGGATACAAGAACCCGTCTGTCGGGAGGAGTTGGACGCGGGGGGTGTCCGGCCAGCGGGCCATCAACTCCACCAGGAGACGCGCCACCGTCGACTTGCCGACCGCGACCGAGCCGGCTATTCCGATCACGTAGGGGGTGCGCACCGTCGAGTCGCGCAGGAACATGCCCCGCACGTCGTGTAGGTAGTGCGAGGCGTGGGCGTGCAAATTGAGCAGGGCGCTGAGCGGGCGGTAGATCGCGTCCACTTCAGCTAGAGAGATCTCGTCGCCAATGCCCCTGATCCGGGCGATGTCTTCCTCGGTCAGTGGCAAGGGGGTCGATGACGCCAGGTCGGCCCAGGTGCGGCGGTCAAAGGCCAAGTATGGCGACTCGACCGGAGCGCTGGTCGTAGGCACAAGCCAATTATCGCACTTGGCGGCGGCCTGACGCGGACGTGGGAGGCGGGACCTGCCATCCCCAGCCCGCGCGCCCCCGGCGGTCACAGGGCCGGGGGCGTTACCATAGGAGCCGATCTTCCCCGCCAGGCCGAAAGGAAGCCTTATGCCGATGATCTCCGACGGAGCAGCGGACCTGTTGAAATGCTCGTTCTGCGGCAAGTCGCAGAAGCACGTGCGTAAACTGATCGCCGGCCCGTCCGTCTACATCTGCGACGAGTGCATTGAGCTGTGCAACGAGATCATTGCCGAAGAGGTCCAGCCGAAGGCCGGCCAGGCCGCCGCCGAGTTGCCCAAGCCGAGGGAGATCTTCGAGTTCCTGGATCAGTACGTGGTTGGCCAGGCCGGGGCGAAACGGGCCTTGTCGGTGGCCGTGTACAACCATTACAAGCGCATCCGCTCCAGCCAGGCCTCCGCCCCGGCGGCCCCGGCCCGGCCCAAGGCCGGCCGCCCGGCCATAGGGCGCGGCCCCGCCCAAGGCCAGGCCCAGGGGCCGCTTCAAGGCGACGGCGGCTCAAGGGCCGCCCGCTCCGGCCACGGCCCGGGCTCCGGCGGCGCCGGAGCCGCCTCCGGTCCGGGCGCCGTCCCGGCCGAAGCCGAACCCGTTGAGATCGCCAAGTCCAACATCTTGTTGATCGGCCCCACCGGCTGCGGTAAGACCTATGTGGCGCAGACGCTGGCGAAGATGCTGAACGTGCCGTTCGCCATCGCGGACGCCACGGCGCTGACGGAGGCCGGCTATGTCGGCGAAGACGTTGAAAATATCCTCCTCAAACTGATCCAAGCCGCCGATGGCGACGTCAAACGCGCCGAGACGGGCATTGTCTACATTGACGAGATCGACAAGATCGCCCGCAAAGCGGACGGGCCCTCGATCACCCGCGACGTGTCCGGGGAGGGCGTCCAACAGGCGCTGTTGAAGATCCTGGAGGGAACGGTCGCCTCCGTGCCGCCGCAGGGCGGGCGGAAGCATCCGCAAGCCTCGGATTACCTGCAAATCGACACGACCAACGTGTTGTTCATCCTGGCGGGGGCGTTCGCGGGCCTGGAGGAGATCATCGCGCAGCGGGCGGGGCGGCACGGGATAGGCTTCGGGGCGCCGTTGCACATAGCGGGCGGCGAGGACGATTTCGAGGATGTCCGCCCGGAGGACTTGCTCAAGTTCGGCTTGATCCCGGAGTTCATTGGCCGGATGCCGGTTGTGGCGACCGTCTCGCCTCTGAACCAGGAGTCCCTCCAGCGCATCCTGACGGAACCGCGCAACGCCCTGATCAAGCAGTACCAACGGATGTTCGAGCTGGATGACGTCTTGCTGGAGTTCACGGAGGACGCCGTGGAGGCGATCGCCGAGCAGGCGATGGCGCGGGGGACTGGCGCGCGCGGCTTGCGCGCCATCATGGAGGAGATCCTGCAACCGCTGATGTTCGACGTGCCTTCGCGCGAGGACATCGCGCGGGTCGTGATCGACCGGGGCGTGGTGGAGAAGAACGTCAATCCGACCATCGTCCCGAAGACCCGGCAAGCCGACGCGCTGCGGCCCGGCCCGGCCAAGAAGACGGCCTGATTTTGGGCGCCGCGACGGAGCCTGGGGACGCCGCCCGGCGCTTGGTCGAACTCCGCGACTCGATCGACAACATCGACGCCGCTTTGGTGCACCTGTTGGCGGAGCGATTCAAGTTCACCCAACGGGTTGGGCATCTGAAGGCGGACGCGGGCCTGCCGCCCGCGGACCCGGCCCGCGAGGCGCAGCAAATCGCCCGTTTGAAGGCTTTGGCCGACCAGTCGGGGTTGGATCCGGTCTTCGCTGAGAAGTTCCTGAGCTTCATAGTGGCCGAGGTCATCCACCACCACGAGGCCATTTTGACCAGCCCGGCCCAAAACCGGCCGGGAGGGGTTTTGCCCGGCCGCGGCGACGGGAATTGAAGGCGCTCAGCTAGCCTTGTGGCTATGAGTCAAACCTCCAGCCCGCGCGCGCGTTTCCTGGACTCGTTGCGCGGAGTGGGCCCCACCCCGTCGATTGAGCTGACGGAACTGGCCCGGAAATACGGTGTCACGACCGAGTACACCAACTGGAAAGGCGAGCCGACCAGGGTTTCGGCTGACACGGTCAAGGCGGTGCTGGCGGCGCTGGGGGCCAAGGTCGCCGCCCCCGAAGACGTGCGGCGGTCGCTGGACGGCTTTGACGACCGGGGTTGGCGGGTGTTGATCCCGGTCAGCACGGTTGTTCGGCGGGGGAGCGACACGTGGGTGCCGGTGACCGTGCCGGCGGGCTCTGGCGCCCGCCTGTGGATCGAGTTGGATGACGACCCGCTGCTGGGCGTCAACGGCGGGCGGGTGGATCTGGAGGCGGTGGACGGCGGCGAAGGCGACCGCCGCACGGTGGACGGCCAGGAGCTCATCCGGGTTTACCGGCAACTGCCGGGCGACCTGCCGCTGGGCTGGCACAGGCTGCGGGCGCACGTTGAGGGCGGCCCGACCGCCGAGGGGGCTCTGATTGTGTGCCCCGATCGCCTCGAATTGCCGGCCAAGCTGAAAGAGCATTCGGTCTGGGGCCCAATGGTGCAGCTTTACGCGAGCCGTTCGCACGGCTCGTGGGGGACGGGCGACTTTGAAGACCTGGCCGAATTGGGTTATCGGTTCGCCAAGGAGAATGGCGCCGATTTCATCATGATCAACCCGATCCACGCGGGCGAGCCGACCGCGCCGTTCACGCAGTCGCCGTATCTCCCGACCACCAGGGATTTCACGAATCCCTATTACATCCGGCCGGAGGCGATCGACGAATACGCGGACGCGCCGGAGGAGACCAGGGCCGCTGTCGACCAATTGGCGGCCAAAGCCAGGGCGGCGGACGCGGACGCGGAGTTCTTGCACCGCGACGTGTCCTGGACCATCAAGGGAGAGGCGTTGAGGCTCCTTTACCGCGTCCCCCGCTCGCCGGCCCGCCAGGCCGACCTGGACGAATACAGGGCGGCCTTGCAGCCCGCGATTGGCGACTTCGCGTTGTGGAGCGCCCTCAAGAACGCCGGGCGGGCCGGGGAGGTGCCCTACGGCTCCAGCGAGGCGGCCCGGTTCGCCGCCGACAACGCCGAGGAGGTCGAGTACTTCATCTGGCTGCAGTGGATCGCGGACCAGCAGTTGGCCCGCGCCCAGGACCGGTGCAAGGAGGCGGGGATGCTGCTGGGCGTCGTCAAGGACTTGGCGGTCGGGGTGCATCCGAAAGGCGCGGACGCGTGGTCTCGCCGGGACGTGCTGGCCACCGACATCGAGGTCGGGGCGCCGCCGGACTATTTCAACCAGGTGGGCCAAACCTGGTCGGAGCCGCCCTGGCGGCCGGACGCGCTCGAGGCCACGGGCTTCGCCGCCTACCGGTCCATGCTGCGGGCCGTGCTGGCCCACGCGGGCGCCCTCAGGATTGACCACATTTTGGGGTTGACCAGGCTGTGGTGGATTCCGAAGGGCATGGGCCCCGGCGACGGCACCTATGTCGCGTATGACCGCGAGGCGATGGTCTCCATCCTGATCTTGGAGGCGACCAGGGCCGGCGCGGTGGTGGTGGGGGAGGACCTCGGGGTGGTTCCGCCGGGCTTGCGCGAATACCTGGGCGGCCGCGGCCTGCTGGGCAATTCGATCGTCTGGTTTGAGAAGACCCCCGACGGCGCCCGCCCGCTGAACCCGGAGGCCTACCGCTACCTGGCCATGACCGCGATCACGACCCACGACTTGCCGCCCACCTCGGCTTATCTGGCGGGCGAGCACATAGCCCAGCGCGACCGCCTGGGCCTGTTGGACACGCCGTTGGCGGACGCCCGGGCCGCCGCCCAGGCGGAGCGCGCCATGATGGTGGGCCTCTTGGTGGAGCGCGGCCTGCTGGCGCCCGACAAGACCGAGGACGAGTTGGAGCTGGTCAGGGCCATGCACCGTTTCCTGCGGACCACGCCGTCCGTCATGTTGGGGGTCTCCCTGGCCGACTTGGTGGGGGAACGCCGCACCCAGAACTTGCCCGGCACGGACCGCGAGTACCCCAACTGGTCGGTGCCGTTGGCGGATTGCGACGGCCAACCGGTCTACATCGAGGAAATCGAACGCAACCCCGTGTTCGAGGCGATCACCGAGGTCATGCGCCAGGGCTGAGGGCCGGGCGGGCGGGGGCGGCCGATGGATTTGCTGGCAATCGGGGTGGGGCTGGCGTCAGCCCTGTGCTTCGCGGGGGCTTTCGTCGCGCAGCAGCATGTGGCGGCGGCGGTGCCGGCGGCCAAGGGCAAGGGCTTGGCGTTGTTCGCTCAGTTGGCCCGCTCGCCGCTGTGGTGGGCGGGGGCGACGGGCGACGTTTTGGGCTTCGCGTTGCAGGCCGTCGCGCTCGCGTTCGGCTCGGTGGTGTTGGTCCAGCCGGTCCTGGTCACGTCCATGGTCTTCGCGTTGCCCCTGGCCGCCCGGTGGAACGGCCGCCGGATCGGCCGGCGCGACATTGGGTGGGCCGTCCTGGTGGTGGCCGGTTTGGCGGTCTTCACCGTTGTCGGGGATTCGACGAAGGGCTCGGTGTCCGATGCCGTCCGGCCGTGGCTTTGGCCCGCCGTCGCCTTTGGCTTGGCTTGCGTCGGGTTGGCGCTGGCGGGCGTGGCGGCCAGGGGCTCCGCCAAGGCGCTCGCTTTTGGCCTGCTGACGGGCGTTGTCTACGGGATCATCGCTCCGCTGACCGAACTGGTGGTGGTCCATTTGGGCCAGGTGGGCGCGCTCGGCGTGTTGCGCTCCTGGCCGGTTTACGCGCTGGCGGTCTGCGTGCTGGCGGGCACCGCCTTCCAACAGGCGGCCTTCCACGCGGGCGACCTGGGCGCGTCCCTCCCGGCCAGCCAGGTCCTGGAACCCGTTGTCGCGGTCGTCTTGGGCCTGTGGGCGCTGGACGCCCGCCTGACCACGCACGGCCTGGGCTGGTTGGCGCTGGCGGCGGCCTGCCTGGCCATGGTGGTGGGCACGGTTCGACTGGCCCGCAGCGCGGCCGCCCCCGACTGACCCCGCCGTCAGCGCAGATCGTGGCCCAGGATCGCCAGCGCCCGGCGCTCGGAGTGGGTCAGGGGTCGGTGGCCGGAGCGGCGCAGGGCGGCGCACAGCGCCGCCTCCGTCCGTTCGGCGGGCGGCATCTCGGCGAGAGCCTCCAGAATGATCTCGAGGCGGTCAAGCAAAGCTATCGCGGTTGCTGTTGGCATTCTTCGGCTCCCTTCTGGATGCGGTTTGGTTGGTCGGACGGCACCAGCGGATGCCGCCCGTGGGATGTGGCCGCCGTCTTTGACAAGACAACATTGCCAAGAATTAGCAAAACGCGGGTTTTGTAAAGGAAATCATCTCGGCATGTGGGAACATGTCAGGCGCGGGTGTCGGCCAGCGTCAGGCGGCCGAGCAGCCCCGGCAGGCCGCCGCTCTTGGGGCGGGCGATCACCGCCGCTACCGCCACCAGCACGAACACGTAGCGCAAGACGGACCACGGACCCTGAATCAGCCCCAGCAACTCAAATGCGCCAATCCCGCCGAACAGCCGGGCCAGCCTTCGCGCCAGCCAGGCGGGCCGCGTGGGCTCCCAACGCAGCCAGGTGGCGAAGTCGCCCAGCGTGCGTCCGCTCGCCAAGACGCAAACGCACTGGACCAGGAACGGCAAGCCGAACGCGGCTAGGCCCACCCAGTCCGCGCCCGTCCCGCCCTGGGGTGCTCCGGCTAGGCGGCCCGCGGCCAAGCCGCCCACCGCGCCGATCAGCCAGACGCCGAGGGCGTCGCAGACCATGGCGACCAGCCGCCTGCCCACGGTGACCGGCGCTGGCTGGCCAACCGGTTGGGCCGCGGGGACGAGCCAGCCGCGCGGCAGCGCCAACGCGACCAGCCCGCCGATCAGCGCGCCAACGGTGTTGGTCAGCACGTCGTCCACGTCGAACACCCGGTAGGCGCACCGATACAGGCCCCACACGCCGGTCAACTGGGTCGTCTCCACGAACAACGACAAGCCCGCGCCGACCAGCGCGGAGGCGACCAACCCCCGGTTCCAAAGGATCCGGACGAAAAGGCCCAACGGCACGAACAGCGCTATGTTCAGCGCCACCTGGCCCACCACCGGGTTGTGGAGCAACTGGCTCAAGGAGGAATGCGGATATTTGAACGCGTCGCCCACCGAGAAGAAGGGCACCAGCTGCGGCCGAACGCAGCGCAGTTGGTCGGGGTCGGGGAAGAACAGGAGCGTGTACGCCCAAACGGCCATGAAGTAAACCAAGAAGGCGAGCCAGGCCAGAACGTAGCGCAAAGTCAACCGGCGGTAGCGCCGGTATGCGAGCGCCACGAACGGGGCGAAGACGACCACGGCCACCGCGAGCCCCAAGCCGACGGCGACGAGCGCGAGCAAGGCGGTTTGTCCCACGCCAAAACAATAGCCACATCACCCGCCGCGCCGCCGAACCGGACGGCATCGGGCTTCTAAAACAGCGGCTCGCCCCGGTTGGCGGTGTAGCGGAGGGGGTTGGGGCGGCAGGACGCCTCGGTGGCGATCCTGATCTCCGGGGCGATCCGGCCCTCGGCGCGGAGCGCGAAGAGTTTCGGCACCACCAGGTCCCGCAACGCGTACGGGTCGATCGTGTTGAGGTAGATCTTGGTCGCGCCCTCGAAACCGGCCAGGGTCGAGATGCGCCATTTCAGCATGATGCGCCAAGGGGTCGGCAGCTTGGCGTCCACCGGGCGGGTGTGCCACTCCTCGTTGGTCGGGATGGCGGTGCCGGTGGCGGCGTGCATGGCGTGCAGCAGGTCGGCCACCCCCGCCAACTCCTCCGGCTGGTGGTTCCACGGGTCGGGGGCCTCGGACTTGGAGAACAACTCGATGGTGGGGTAGCGGTGCCCAAAGCCGGCGAAGGCGATGGCGTGGTCGTTCTCGGCTATGACCAGGTTCTTATACGCGGCGTAGTTGACCGCGCGCTCGTTGAAAATCTCGGGGTTCTCCCGCAGCGCCTCTTGGGCCAGTTCGTATTGGGCGCCGTGCTCGTCGATCGCCACCAGCTGCTTGTGCAGGTGGTCCAGGGAGGCTCCGGCGGGTTTGAGCCAGTTCTGAAACACCGACACGTAGCGGACGTACCGGTTGCGGCGGTAAAGGTCGGTCATGGCTTGCATGGTGAAGCCGATGAATTGGCGGTGCTCCTCGGGGGACAGCGTGCCGGCGCCCGCCAGCTGGGAGTCGTCCAGTGCGTTGTCGATGAAGTGGCGCCTGCCCACTATGACGTCATGGCCGGAGGCCAGGAAGGCCCCCGCCGCGTCCGTCAACTGCTTGGTCGTCAGCGGCCCGGCCGGTGCCTGGCCCGCCGCCGTCAGCTTGGCCGTCAAGAGCTTGACCATGTGGGTTCGACCCGCCGGGCTGGCGACGTAGGCCTCCGCGTGGCGGGCCAGGTCGGCTGGCAATTCGTAGCCGTAGTTGGCGTGCCAGTAGTCGAAGGAGAGAATCTCGAACAGGTTTGGGATGCGGCGGAACTCGGCCGTGGTCTGGTCCAGGTCCTCCGCGCCGGTCAGGAGGAGGGTGGGCCAAGGGCCGCCGGGCCGCCCGGACGGATCCGGCGCAGGCAGGACCAGGCGGGCCTTCTCCGGAGGGGTGTCGGTGTGGCGGCGGGGGCAAAAGACGCAGTACGCGTCCTCGCGGGCGGGATCCAGCGATTCCGGCTGGCGCTCGCTCACGCCGAGCGGCCGGTGGCCCCGCCCCGCCACGGTCCAGACCTCCGTGCCGGTGAACGGGTTCAGCTGCTTGACCGTGCCATCGGCCAAAATGTCGACATACTCCGGCTCGCGCATCCAGGGGGCCATGCCTCAACGCTACTAAAGTCTGGCGCGGACGCGGGCGGCTGCCGGCCCGAACTCAGCCCAGGCGGCCGAGTTCTTCTTCAATGTCGCCTAGAAGCTGGTCGAGTTCGCGCTTGAACTGGTCAATGTAGGCCTGCTCCGCGTCAAACTGGATCTCCGCATACCGGTTCACA harbors:
- a CDS encoding VanZ family protein — encoded protein: MGQTALLALVAVGLGLAVAVVVFAPFVALAYRRYRRLTLRYVLAWLAFLVYFMAVWAYTLLFFPDPDQLRCVRPQLVPFFSVGDAFKYPHSSLSQLLHNPVVGQVALNIALFVPLGLFVRILWNRGLVASALVGAGLSLFVETTQLTGVWGLYRCAYRVFDVDDVLTNTVGALIGGLVALALPRGWLVPAAQPVGQPAPVTVGRRLVAMVCDALGVWLIGAVGGLAAGRLAGAPQGGTGADWVGLAAFGLPFLVQCVCVLASGRTLGDFATWLRWEPTRPAWLARRLARLFGGIGAFELLGLIQGPWSVLRYVFVLVAVAAVIARPKSGGLPGLLGRLTLADTRA
- a CDS encoding DUF4921 family protein — its product is MAPWMREPEYVDILADGTVKQLNPFTGTEVWTVAGRGHRPLGVSERQPESLDPAREDAYCVFCPRRHTDTPPEKARLVLPAPDPSGRPGGPWPTLLLTGAEDLDQTTAEFRRIPNLFEILSFDYWHANYGYELPADLARHAEAYVASPAGRTHMVKLLTAKLTAAGQAPAGPLTTKQLTDAAGAFLASGHDVIVGRRHFIDNALDDSQLAGAGTLSPEEHRQFIGFTMQAMTDLYRRNRYVRYVSVFQNWLKPAGASLDHLHKQLVAIDEHGAQYELAQEALRENPEIFNERAVNYAAYKNLVIAENDHAIAFAGFGHRYPTIELFSKSEAPDPWNHQPEELAGVADLLHAMHAATGTAIPTNEEWHTRPVDAKLPTPWRIMLKWRISTLAGFEGATKIYLNTIDPYALRDLVVPKLFALRAEGRIAPEIRIATEASCRPNPLRYTANRGEPLF